A DNA window from Camelina sativa cultivar DH55 chromosome 17, Cs, whole genome shotgun sequence contains the following coding sequences:
- the LOC104758694 gene encoding uncharacterized protein LOC104758694, translating into MSVERSLEAWEEVQRHGHDLADRLAQGFNGLIHINPPSFPSKLFIDQPINGVSAIVDIGNKIGQAGVDFGAGLNVMVHQFFRRLPIPFWHDGTVSTERETITRSHGAYVDTKENSGLSKTDTASSVTVLEEKVTDFDLSTIGLHKRPKGIVELSSSYESRTSGMEHSLAARGDLWRVEASTSNSAARDDSSSLFLLQLGPLLFLRDSTLLLPVHLSKQHLLWYGYDRKKGKHSLCPALWSKHRRWLMMSMLCLNPLDCSFIDLQFPNGQLTYVSGEGLTTSVFVPLCGGLLQAQGQYPGDMRFSFSCKSKKGTRITPMVNWPDKSFALGVSQALAWRRSGLMLKPAIQLSMCSTFGGSNPGVRTEVIHSLNDNINMICGCAFTAHPSTFASVSFGRSKWNGNIGRTGIVVRADTPLPNVARPFFSIQINNAFEF; encoded by the exons atgtcTGTGGAAAGATCTTTGGAAGCTTGGGAAGAGGTTCAAAGACATGGACATGACCTAGCTGATAGACTTGCTCAGGGCTTTAACGGTTTGATTCATATCAACCCACCTTCGTTTCCATCGAAGCTATTCATCGACCAACCTATCAATGGCGTTTCGGCGATTGTTGATATTGGGAACAAGATTGGTCAAGCTGGTGTTGATTTTGGCGCTGGATTAAATGTCATGGTTCATCAATTTTTCAGAAGGTTGCCTATACCGTTTTGGCACGATGGGACTGTTTCTACTGAGAGGGAGACTATTACGAGGAGCCATGGGGCGTATGTAGACACAAAAGAGAACTCAGGGCTTTCTAAGACTGATACTGCTTCTTCTGTTACTGTGTTGGAGGAGAAAGTTACAGACTTTGATTTAAGTACTATTGGATTACATAAGAGACCAAAG GGAATAGTTGAGCTATCGTCAAGTTATGAAAGTAGAACAAGTGGTATGGAACATTCATTAGCAGCCAGGGGAGATCTTTGGAGAGTAGAAGCTTCTACTTCAAATTCCGCTGCGAGAGATGATAGCTCGTCTCTCTTTCTACTTCAGCTCGGACCTTTGTTATTTCTGCGCGATTCAACTCTTCTGTTACCTGTTCATTTATCAAAGCAACACTTGCTTTGGTACGGATATGATAGAAAG AAAGGTAAGCATTCACTGTGTCCAGCTTTGTGGTCAAAGCATCGAAGATGGCTTATGATGTCCATGCTCTGCCTCAATCCTTTAGATTGC TCATTTATAGACTTGCAATTCCCAAATGGACAGTTAACATATGTATCTGGTGAGGGACTGACGACAAGTGTCTTTGTTCCTTTATGCGGTGGTCTTCTTCAAGCGCAAGGTCAATATCCAGGAGATATGAGATTTAGTTTCTCCTGCAAG AGTAAAAAGGGAACACGAATCACACCAATGGTAAATTGGCCTGACAAATCATTTGCATTGGGTGTTTCTCAAGCCTTGGCTTGGCGTAGGTCTGGTCTCATGTTGAAACCTGCAATTCAACTTAG CATGTGCTCAACATTTGGTGGAAGCAATCCCGGGGTGAGAACCGAAGTTATTCACTCGTTGAACGATAATATCAATATGATATGTGGCTGCGCATTCACAGCTCATCCTTCAACATTTGCATCTGTTTCC TTTGGTCGGTCAAAGTGGAATGGGAACATTGGACGAACCGGAATAGTTGTTAGAGCTGATACTCCTCTTCCAAACGTTGCCCGACCATTTTTCTCCATTCAGATTAACAATGCTTTCGAGTTCTAA
- the LOC104758695 gene encoding uncharacterized protein LOC104758695, which yields MAVVLKSILKNQTLFNTLLKKPQCVSPLIVSRTLTSEAHKKPLSVFFEEAVGLRPKSETSEIEEEEEGNELKRKLLELERKLIELKKTEPVRQKKQKEKKVVTSEETEKRHDNLYKLFKGDEEEKKEVKKKRSQEQEDVIRVYKELPIEMVSFVRLLHKEGYLNKANFITGEKLNMGNLDEEYSRTFVKFAAERFGKDYQEIAKWLSGSDLKKIVLFGCPSVEKRAVFAAKTLRNFFDIHENNVCNKCVLKEKCKFPNQSVWDGKTKHLHLSVVMKVITLYPLDLTHPKLQVPQEVQDSVARLLTEIQNLSRTICTPLA from the exons ATGGCTGTTGTGCTAAAATCAATtctcaaaaaccaaactttGTTTAATACTCTCTTGAAGAAACCACAATGCGTCTCGCCTTTGATTGTCTCCAGAACCTTAACTTCGGAAGCTCATAAGAAGccactctctgtttttttcgaAGAGGCTGTTGGATTGAGACCCAAATCAGAAACTAgcgaaatcgaagaagaagaagaaggcaacgAATTGAAGAGGAAGCTTTTGGAATTGGAGAGGAAACTCATAGAACTGAAGAAAACGGAACCTGTGAGACAGAAGaaacagaaggagaagaaggttgtGACATCTGAGGAGACTGAGAAGAGGCATGATAAtctttacaagttgtttaagggagatgaagaagagaagaaagaggtaAAGAAGAAACGTAGTCAGGAACAAGAGGAtgtgattagggtttataagGAGCTTCCTATAGAGATGGTGTCGTTTGTGAGGCTTCTGCATAAAGAAGGGTATTTGAACAAGGCTAATTTTATCACTGGAGAAAAGTTGAATATGGGGAATCTTGATGAAGAGTATTCTAGAACTTTTGTTAAGTTTGCTGCGGAGAGATTTGGAAAAGATTACCAGGAAATAGCAAA GTGGTTATCAGGTAGTGACCTGAAGAAGATTGTGCTCTTTGGTTGCCCGAGTGTGGAAAAAAGGGCAGTATTCGCTGCTAAAACATTGCGCAACTTTTTTGATATCCATGAGAATAAT GTCTGCAATAAATGCGTGTTAAAAGAGAAGTGCAAGTTTCCAAATCAGAGTGTATGGGATGGCAAAACAAAACACTTGCACTTGTCTGTTGTGATGAAAGTCATCACACTATATCCATTAGACTTGACTCATCCAAAGCTTCAAGTTCCTCAAGAGGTACAAGACTCAGTCGCAAGATTGCTGACAGAGATTCAGAACCTAAGCCGAACTATCTGTACTCCTCTCGCATGA
- the LOC104758696 gene encoding mechanosensitive ion channel protein 4-like, producing MAVDSTDQRREFVVKIDGEDNGDPEKFWRESSINFWHDDDKKNSTKPQPGGQEDDGSFDFRRRSSDKPPPEEPDPPSKLINQFLNKQKASGDEISLDMEANMPELQSNTISPARVPTVSGSASPVTATANNGTVDAIRRRQNRVTLSPSVKDSDSSDEDENRLDESEVVKCSSNRSTMRTKTLMKTKTRSRLMDPSTPTYPEMVSGRTPKSANLKPGFSGRNTKPGTPNQGGAMDLEEEDDPFSEEDLPEGFRKEKICVWVIIEWIFLILIIAALVCSLVMPYLRGKTLWDLALWKWDVMILVLICGRLVSSWFVKLFVYFVESNFLWRKKVLYFVYGIRKPVQNCLWLGLVLIAWHFLFDKKVEREMRSTVLKYVTKVLICLLVGVIFWLIKTLLVKVLASSFHMSTYFDRIQESLFTQYVIETLSGPPRVELHIEEEKVANDVKTLEIVGRKLSPLGPKTVSSSPHVTIGSGRMQKSPSRVGKSPVLSRSGSKKEGEDEGIRIDHLQRMNTKNVSAWKMKRLMNVIRKGTLSTLDEQIQDTTTHEDDKATQIRSEFEAKLAARKIFQNVAEPGSRYIYIEDFMRFLSEDESERAMSLFEGASESHKISKSCLKNWVVNAFRERRALALTLNDTKTAVNRLHRIIDVLVGIVILIIWLLILGIATTKFLLVISSQLLLVVFVFGNSCKTIFEAVIFVFVMHPFDVGDRCEIDGVQLIVEEMNILTTVFLRFDNQKIVYPNSLLGTKPIANYYRSPDMQDAIEFFVHIATPPEKTTALKQRILSYVDNKKDHWYPSPMIVFRDMIGLNTIKIAMWPTHKMNHQDMGERYVRRGQLLEEIGRLCRELDIEYRLYPININVKSLPAATPITSDRMPPSWNQQQRGV from the exons ATGGCCGTTGATTCGACTGATCAACGGCGAGAGTTTGTTGTAAAGATCGACGGTGAAGACAATGGTGATCCCGAAAAGTTTTGGAGAGAGTCAAGCATTAACTTCTggcatgatgatgataagaagaaCAGTACTAAACCACAACCGGGAGGTCAAGAAGACGACGGAAGCTTTGATTTCAGGCGGCGGAGTAGTGACAAACCTCCTCCAGAGGAGCCAGATCCACCGTCGAAGCTCATCAATCAATTCCTCAACAAGCAAAAAGCTTCCGGCGATGAAATCTCTCTCGACATGGAAGCTAACATGCCTGAGCTTCAGAGCAACACGATTTCTCCCGCACGTGTACCGACGGTTTCCGGTTCTGCGTCACCGGTAACGGCGACGGCGAATAACGGAACCGTTGATGCGATTAGACGGAGGCAGAACAGGGTCACGCTTTCTCCGTCTGTTAAAGATAGTGATAGTAGCGACGAAGATGAAAACAGATTAGATGAATCAGAGGTTGTCAAGTGTAGCTCGAACAGATCGACGATGAGGACCAAGactttgatgaagacgaagacgagATCTAGATTGATGGATCCTTCGACTCCGACGTACCCGGAGATGGTTTCTGGTCGGACTCCAAAGTCCGCGAATTTAAAACCCGGTTTTAGTGGGAGAAACACTAAACCGGGAACTCCTAACCAGGGAGGAGCCATGGATTTGGAAGAAGAGGACGATCCGTTTTCGGAGGAGGATCTACCGGAAGGTTTTAGGAAGGAGAAGATTTGTGTTTGGGTTATCATCGAGTGGATTTTTCTGATTCTGATCATTGCTGCTTTGGTTTGTAGCCTAGTGATGCCTTACTTGCGCGGCAAGACACTTTGGGACCTAGCTCTATGGAAATGGGACGTGATGATTCTTGTGTTGATATGTGGGAGATTGGTTTCGAGTTGGTTTGTGAAGCTATTCGTCTACTTCGTCGAAAGCAATTTCCTTTggagaaaaaaagttttgtatttcGTTTACGGGATTCGAAAGCCGGTACAGAACTGTCTCTGGCTAGGGCTTGTGTTGATCGCGTGGCATTTCTTGTTCGACAAGAAAGTCGAAAGAGAGATGCGAAGCACAGTGCTCAAGTATGTGACTAAAGTGTTAATCTGTTTACTCGTTGGTGTTATTTTCTGGCTCATAAAGACTTTACTCGTTAAAGTTCTTGCTTCCTCTTTCCATATGAGTACTTACTTCGATCGGATTCAAGAATCCTTGTTTACTCAATATGTGATTGAGACTCTCTCGGGACCTCCTCGAGTTGAGCTTCATATAGAAGAGGAGAAAGTAGCAAACGATGTAAAGACCTTGGAGATAGTTGGACGAAAGCTATCTCCTCTAGGTCCAAAGACggtttcttcttcaccacaTGTGACCATTGGAAGCGGAAGGATGCAGAAGAGTCCGAGCAGAGTGGGGAAAAGTCCGGTGCTATCGCGGTCTGGTtctaagaaagaaggagagGACGAAGGGATAAGGATCGATCATTTACAGAGGATGAACACTAAAAACGTATCGGCTTGGAAAATGAAGAGACTGATGAATGTTATAAGAAAAGGAACTCTTTCTACTTTGGATGAACAGATACAAGACACAACGACTCACGAAGATGATAAAGCCACACAGATCAGAAGCGAGTTCGAAGCAAAACTTGCAGCGAGGAAGATCTTTCAGAACGTTGCTGAGCCTGGAtccag gtacatatatatagaagactTTATGCGTTTTCTGTCTGAAGATGAGTCTGAAAGAGCAATGAGTCTCTTTGAAGGAGCTTCTGAAAGTCACAAAATCAGCAAATCTTGTCTGAAGAATTGGGTG GTTAATGCCTTTAGAGAACGAAGAGCACTAGCTTTAACTTTAAACGATACAAAAACAGCAGTGAACAGGCTTCATCGAATCATCGATGTTTTAGTCGGCATTGTGATTTTAATCATCTGGCTTCTCATTCTTGGAATCGCTACAACCAAGTTCTTGCTTGTCATTagctctcagcttcttcttgtAGTCTTTGTGTTTGGAAACTCATGTAAAACCATCTTTGAAGCTgtcatcttcgtcttcgttaTGCATCCATTTGATGTCGGTGACAGGTGTGAAATAGACGGTGTCCAG TTGATTGTGGAAGAGATGAACATTTTGACTACTGTCTTTCTTCGATTTGATAATCAGAAGATTGTATATCCAAACAGTCTTCTCGGCACAAAACCTATCGCTAACTATTACCGCAGTCCCGATATGCAAGATGCCATTGAGTTCTTTGTCCATATAGCAACTCCACCTGAAAAGACAACAGCCCTAAAACAGAGGATACTCAG CTATGTGGATAACAAGAAGGATCATTGGTATCCATCGCCGATGATTGTGTTCAGAGATATGATTGGATTGAACACTATAAAGATCGCAATGTGGCCAACACATAAGATGAATCATCAAGATATGGGAGAGAGATATGTGAGGAGGGGTCAGTTACTTGAAGAGATTGGTAGATTATGTAGAGAATTGGATATCGAATACCGGTTATATCCTATTAACATTAACGTCAAAAGTCTTCCTGCTGCTACTCCCATCACTTCTGATCGCATGCCTCCGAGCTGGAATCAACAACAACGCGGTGTTTGA
- the LOC104758698 gene encoding E3 ubiquitin-protein ligase CCNB1IP1 homolog isoform X3, with product MRCNACWRDLEGRAISTTCGHLLCTEDASKILSNDGACPICDQVLSKSLMKPVDINPNEEWINMAMAGISPQILMKSAYRSVMFYIAQRDLEMQYTMNRVVAQCRQKCEGMQAKFSEKMEQVHTAYQKMGKRCQMMEQEVENLTKDKQELQEKFSEKSRQKRKLDEMYDQLRSEYESVKRTAIQPANNFYPRHQEPDFFSNPAVNMMENREPIRKGPKDEIWPARQNSSNSGPFDISTDSPAIPSDLGNRRAGGGHPVYGGGGGNSNPQSTLRNLILSPIKRSQLSRSRPQLFTL from the exons ATGAGATGCAATGCGTGCTGGAGGGATTTGGAGGGCAGGGCCATTTCCACTACCTGCGGTCATCTATTAT GCACTGAAGATGCCAGCAAGATTCTCAGTAATGATGGGGCATGTCCCATTTGTGATCAAGTACTTTCCAAGAG TCTTATGAAACCTGTGGATATCAATCCAAATGAAGAATGGATAAAT ATGGCGATGGCTGGAATTTCTCCACAAATAC TGATGAAGAGTGCATACCGAAGTGTAATGTTTTACATCGCCCAAAGGGACTTAGAGATGCAGTACACGATGAATAGAGTTGTCGCACAGTGTCGTCAGAAATGTGAAGGTATGCAAGCAAAGTTTAGCGAGAAAATGGAGCAGGTGCATACAGCATACCAGAAGATGGGTAAGAGGTGTCAGATGATGGAGCAAGAGGTAGAAAACTTGACCAAGGATAAGCAAGAGCTCCAAGAGAAGTTCTCTGAGAAATCAAG ACAGAAGAGGAAGCTTGATGAGATGTATGACCAGCTAAGAAGTGAGTATGAGTCAGTCAAACGTACAGCCATCCAACCAGCAAACAACTTCTACCCCCGACACCAAGAACCCGATTTTTTCTCAAACCCAGCAGTTAACATGATGGAGAACAGAGAGCCCATTCGCAAAG GGCCTAAAGATGAGATATGGCCAGCAAGACAGAACAGTTCAAACTCAGGTCCGTTCGACATCTCCACTGACTCACCCGCGATTCCATCCGATCTTGGAAACAGAAGAGCAGGAGGAGGACATCCTgtatatggtggtggtggtggcaatTCTAATCCCCAATCAACTCTACGAAACCTTATTCTCTCCCCTATTAAACGCTCTCAGCTCTCTCGTTCTCGCCCTCAACTGTTCAC GCTATAG
- the LOC104758698 gene encoding E3 ubiquitin-protein ligase CCNB1IP1 homolog isoform X2 translates to MRCNACWRDLEGRAISTTCGHLLCTEDASKILSNDGACPICDQVLSKSLMKPVDINPNEEWINMAMAGISPQILMKSAYRSVMFYIAQRDLEMQYTMNRVVAQCRQKCEGMQAKFSEKMEQVHTAYQKMGKRCQMMEQEVENLTKDKQELQEKFSEKSRQKRKLDEMYDQLRSEYESVKRTAIQPANNFYPRHQEPDFFSNPAVNMMENREPIRKDRSFFSPATPGPKDEIWPARQNSSNSGPFDISTDSPAIPSDLGNRRAGGGHPVYGGGGGNSNPQSTLRNLILSPIKRSQLSRSRPQLFT, encoded by the exons ATGAGATGCAATGCGTGCTGGAGGGATTTGGAGGGCAGGGCCATTTCCACTACCTGCGGTCATCTATTAT GCACTGAAGATGCCAGCAAGATTCTCAGTAATGATGGGGCATGTCCCATTTGTGATCAAGTACTTTCCAAGAG TCTTATGAAACCTGTGGATATCAATCCAAATGAAGAATGGATAAAT ATGGCGATGGCTGGAATTTCTCCACAAATAC TGATGAAGAGTGCATACCGAAGTGTAATGTTTTACATCGCCCAAAGGGACTTAGAGATGCAGTACACGATGAATAGAGTTGTCGCACAGTGTCGTCAGAAATGTGAAGGTATGCAAGCAAAGTTTAGCGAGAAAATGGAGCAGGTGCATACAGCATACCAGAAGATGGGTAAGAGGTGTCAGATGATGGAGCAAGAGGTAGAAAACTTGACCAAGGATAAGCAAGAGCTCCAAGAGAAGTTCTCTGAGAAATCAAG ACAGAAGAGGAAGCTTGATGAGATGTATGACCAGCTAAGAAGTGAGTATGAGTCAGTCAAACGTACAGCCATCCAACCAGCAAACAACTTCTACCCCCGACACCAAGAACCCGATTTTTTCTCAAACCCAGCAGTTAACATGATGGAGAACAGAGAGCCCATTCGCAAAG ACCGGTCGTTTTTCTCTCCTGCAACACCAGGGCCTAAAGATGAGATATGGCCAGCAAGACAGAACAGTTCAAACTCAGGTCCGTTCGACATCTCCACTGACTCACCCGCGATTCCATCCGATCTTGGAAACAGAAGAGCAGGAGGAGGACATCCTgtatatggtggtggtggtggcaatTCTAATCCCCAATCAACTCTACGAAACCTTATTCTCTCCCCTATTAAACGCTCTCAGCTCTCTCGTTCTCGCCCTCAACTGTTCACGTAA
- the LOC104758698 gene encoding E3 ubiquitin-protein ligase CCNB1IP1 homolog isoform X4, protein MRCNACWRDLEGRAISTTCGHLLCTEDASKILSNDGACPICDQVLSKSLMKPVDINPNEEWINMAMAGISPQILMKSAYRSVMFYIAQRDLEMQYTMNRVVAQCRQKCEGMQAKFSEKMEQVHTAYQKMGKRCQMMEQEVENLTKDKQELQEKFSEKSRQKRKLDEMYDQLRSEYESVKRTAIQPANNFYPRHQEPDFFSNPAVNMMENREPIRKGPKDEIWPARQNSSNSGPFDISTDSPAIPSDLGNRRAGGGHPVYGGGGGNSNPQSTLRNLILSPIKRSQLSRSRPQLFT, encoded by the exons ATGAGATGCAATGCGTGCTGGAGGGATTTGGAGGGCAGGGCCATTTCCACTACCTGCGGTCATCTATTAT GCACTGAAGATGCCAGCAAGATTCTCAGTAATGATGGGGCATGTCCCATTTGTGATCAAGTACTTTCCAAGAG TCTTATGAAACCTGTGGATATCAATCCAAATGAAGAATGGATAAAT ATGGCGATGGCTGGAATTTCTCCACAAATAC TGATGAAGAGTGCATACCGAAGTGTAATGTTTTACATCGCCCAAAGGGACTTAGAGATGCAGTACACGATGAATAGAGTTGTCGCACAGTGTCGTCAGAAATGTGAAGGTATGCAAGCAAAGTTTAGCGAGAAAATGGAGCAGGTGCATACAGCATACCAGAAGATGGGTAAGAGGTGTCAGATGATGGAGCAAGAGGTAGAAAACTTGACCAAGGATAAGCAAGAGCTCCAAGAGAAGTTCTCTGAGAAATCAAG ACAGAAGAGGAAGCTTGATGAGATGTATGACCAGCTAAGAAGTGAGTATGAGTCAGTCAAACGTACAGCCATCCAACCAGCAAACAACTTCTACCCCCGACACCAAGAACCCGATTTTTTCTCAAACCCAGCAGTTAACATGATGGAGAACAGAGAGCCCATTCGCAAAG GGCCTAAAGATGAGATATGGCCAGCAAGACAGAACAGTTCAAACTCAGGTCCGTTCGACATCTCCACTGACTCACCCGCGATTCCATCCGATCTTGGAAACAGAAGAGCAGGAGGAGGACATCCTgtatatggtggtggtggtggcaatTCTAATCCCCAATCAACTCTACGAAACCTTATTCTCTCCCCTATTAAACGCTCTCAGCTCTCTCGTTCTCGCCCTCAACTGTTCACGTAA
- the LOC104758698 gene encoding E3 ubiquitin-protein ligase CCNB1IP1 homolog isoform X1, whose protein sequence is MRCNACWRDLEGRAISTTCGHLLCTEDASKILSNDGACPICDQVLSKSLMKPVDINPNEEWINMAMAGISPQILMKSAYRSVMFYIAQRDLEMQYTMNRVVAQCRQKCEGMQAKFSEKMEQVHTAYQKMGKRCQMMEQEVENLTKDKQELQEKFSEKSRQKRKLDEMYDQLRSEYESVKRTAIQPANNFYPRHQEPDFFSNPAVNMMENREPIRKDRSFFSPATPGPKDEIWPARQNSSNSGPFDISTDSPAIPSDLGNRRAGGGHPVYGGGGGNSNPQSTLRNLILSPIKRSQLSRSRPQLFTL, encoded by the exons ATGAGATGCAATGCGTGCTGGAGGGATTTGGAGGGCAGGGCCATTTCCACTACCTGCGGTCATCTATTAT GCACTGAAGATGCCAGCAAGATTCTCAGTAATGATGGGGCATGTCCCATTTGTGATCAAGTACTTTCCAAGAG TCTTATGAAACCTGTGGATATCAATCCAAATGAAGAATGGATAAAT ATGGCGATGGCTGGAATTTCTCCACAAATAC TGATGAAGAGTGCATACCGAAGTGTAATGTTTTACATCGCCCAAAGGGACTTAGAGATGCAGTACACGATGAATAGAGTTGTCGCACAGTGTCGTCAGAAATGTGAAGGTATGCAAGCAAAGTTTAGCGAGAAAATGGAGCAGGTGCATACAGCATACCAGAAGATGGGTAAGAGGTGTCAGATGATGGAGCAAGAGGTAGAAAACTTGACCAAGGATAAGCAAGAGCTCCAAGAGAAGTTCTCTGAGAAATCAAG ACAGAAGAGGAAGCTTGATGAGATGTATGACCAGCTAAGAAGTGAGTATGAGTCAGTCAAACGTACAGCCATCCAACCAGCAAACAACTTCTACCCCCGACACCAAGAACCCGATTTTTTCTCAAACCCAGCAGTTAACATGATGGAGAACAGAGAGCCCATTCGCAAAG ACCGGTCGTTTTTCTCTCCTGCAACACCAGGGCCTAAAGATGAGATATGGCCAGCAAGACAGAACAGTTCAAACTCAGGTCCGTTCGACATCTCCACTGACTCACCCGCGATTCCATCCGATCTTGGAAACAGAAGAGCAGGAGGAGGACATCCTgtatatggtggtggtggtggcaatTCTAATCCCCAATCAACTCTACGAAACCTTATTCTCTCCCCTATTAAACGCTCTCAGCTCTCTCGTTCTCGCCCTCAACTGTTCAC GCTATAG
- the LOC104758697 gene encoding trifunctional UDP-glucose 4,6-dehydratase/UDP-4-keto-6-deoxy-D-glucose 3,5-epimerase/UDP-4-keto-L-rhamnose-reductase RHM2, producing MGDTTTYTPKNILITGAAGFIASHVANRLIRSYPDYKIVVLDKLDYCSDLKNLDPSFSSPNFKFVKGDIASDDLVNYLLITESIDTIMHFAAQTHVDNSFGNSFEFTKNNIYGTHVLLEACKVTGQIRRFIHVSTDEVYGETDEDAAVGNHEASQLLPTNPYSATKAGAEMLVMAYGRSYGLPVITTRGNNVYGPNQFPEKMIPKFMLLAMSGKPLPIHGDGSNVRSYLYCEDVAEAFEVVLHKGEIGHVYNIGTKRERRVIDVARDICKLFGKDPESSIQFVENRPFNDQRYFLDDQKLKKLGWQERTAWEDGLKKTMDWYTQNPEWWGDVSGALLPHPRMLMMPGGRLSDGSSEKKDASSNTVQTFRVVTPKSGGSGDKAFLKFLIYGKTGWLGGLLGKLCEKQEITYEYGKGRLEDRASLIADIRSIKPTHVFNAAGLTGRPNVDWCESHKPETIRVNVAGTLTLADVCRENDLLMMNFATGCIFEYDAAHPEGSGIGFKEEDKPNFFGSFYSKTKAMVEELLREYDNVCTLRVRMPISSDLNNPRNFITKISRYNKVVNIPNSMTVLDELLPISIEMAKRNLRGIWNFTNPGVVSHNEILEMYKNYIEPGFKWSNFTLEEQAKVIVAARSNNEMDGVKLSKEFPEMLSIKESLIKYVFEPNKRT from the exons ATGGGTGATACTACTACGTATACGCCAAAGAACATTCTCATCACTGGAGCTGCTGGATTCATTGCTTCTCATGTTGCCAACAGGTTAATCCGCAGCTATCCTGATTACAAGATCGTTGTCTTGGACAAGCTTGATTACTGTTCAGATCTGAAGAATCTCGatccttccttctcttctccaaacttcAAGTTTGTGAAAGGAGATATCGCTAGTGATGATCTCGTTAACTACCTTCTCATCACTGAGAGCATCGATACCATTATGCATTTTGCTGCTCAAACCCATGTTGATAACTCTTTTGGTAATAGCTTTGAGTTTACCAAGAACAATATCTATGGTACTCATGTTCTTTTGGAAGCCTGTAAAGTTACAGGACAGATCAGGAGGTTCATCCATGTGAGTACCGATGAAGTCTATGGAGAAACCGATGAGGATGCTGCTGTAGGGAACCATGAAGCTTCTCAGCTGTTACCGACTAATCCATACTCAGCCACCAAGGCTGGTGCTGAGATGCTTGTGATGGCTTATGGTAGATCATATGGATTGCCTGTTATTACAACTCGTGGGAACAATGTTTATGGCCCTAACCAGTTTCCTGAaaaaatgattccaaagttcatGTTGTTGGCTATGAGTGGGAAGCCGCTTCCGATCCACGGAGATGGGTCTAATGTCAGGAGTTACTTATACTGCGAAGACGTTGCTGAGGCGTTTGAGGTTGTTCTTCACAAAGGAGAAATCGGCCACGTCTACAATATCGGGACAAAGAGAGAAAGGCGAGTGATCGATGTGGCCAGAGACATCTGCAAACTTTTCGGGAAAGACCCTGAGTCAAGCATTCAGTTTGTGGAGAACCGACCCTTTAATGATCAAAGGTACTTCCTTGATGACCAGAAGCTGAAGAAACTGGGATGGCAAGAGCGAACCGCTTGGGAAGACGgattgaagaagacgatggaCTGGTACACTCAGAATCCTGAGTGGTGGGGTGACGTTTCTGGAGCTTTGCTTCCTCATCCAAGAATGCTTATGATGCCCGGTGGAAGACTTTCCGATGGCTCTAGTGAGAAGAAAGATGCGTCAAGCAATACGGTCCAGACATTTAGGGTTGTAACACCTAAGAGTGGTGGTTCTGGTGACAAAGCTttcttgaagtttttgatttatGGTAAGACTGGTTGGCTTGGTGGTCTTCTAGGGAAACTATGTGAGAAGCAAGAGATTACATATGAGTATGGAAAAGGACGTTTGGAGGATAGAGCTTCTCTCATTGCGGATATTCGTAGTATCAAACCTACTCATGTGTTCAATGCTGCTGGTTTAACTGGAAGACCTAATGTTGACTGGTGTGAATCTCACAAACCAGAGACCATTCGCGTAAATGTCGCTGGTACTTTGACTCTAGCTGATGTTTGCAGAGAGAATGATCTCTTGATGATGAACTTCGCCACGGGTTGCATATTTGAGTATGACGCTGCACATCCTGAGGGTTCTGGTATAGGTttcaaggaagaagacaagccgaacttttttggttctttctaCTCGAAAACCAAAGCCATG GTTGAGGAGCTGTTGAGAGAATATGACAATGTATGTACCTTGAGAGTCCGGATGCCAATCTCCTCAGACCTAAACAACCCAAGAAACTTCATCACGAAGATCTCGCGCTACAACAAAGTGGTGAACATCCCTAACAGCATGACCGTACTGGACGAGCTTCTCCCGATTTCAATCGAGATGGCGAAAAGAAACCTAAGGGGGATATGGAACTTCACCAACCCAGGGGTGGTGAGCCACAATGAGATACTGGAGATGTACAAGAATTACATCGAGCCAGGTTTTAAATGGTCCAACTTCACATTGGAAGAACAAGCAAAGGTCATTGTTGCTGCTCGAAGCAACAATGAAATGGATGGAGTAAAACTAAGCAAGGAGTTCCCAGAGATGCTATCCATTAAAGAGTCACTGATCAAATACGTCTTTGAACCAAACAAGAGGACCTGA